A genomic stretch from Candidatus Nitrotoga arctica includes:
- the nuoN gene encoding NADH-quinone oxidoreductase subunit NuoN, with protein sequence MSYLSTLSSAYAEIFLLVMVSLILIVDLFVTSPNKTLTYILVQLTLLSCALITVVTHEPGVVHLFNNMFVDDLMSDVLKLLSYLTVSMVLVYSRSYLILRGLFTGEFMVLTLFALLGMMVMISATHFLTLYIGLELLSLSLYAMVALQRDSATATEAAMKYFILGALASGLLLYGMSMLYGATSTLEVAAISDAITHGVENKALLVFGLVFIVAGLAFKLGAVPFHMWVPDVYHGAPTAVTMLIGSAPKLAVFAFVMRILVDGLQPLVMHWSGMLAILAVLSMAIGNITAIAQTNLKRMLAYSTIAHMGFFLLGVLSGGIDGYSSAMFYVVIYVLMSLGGFGMIMLLSREGFEADMLNDFKGLNQRSPWLAFMMLILMFSMAGVPPTAGFYAKLSVLQAVVGAGHVLLAVIAVLFSLIGAFYYLRIVKLMYFDAPETHLPISIQPDNGLLISINGLAILALGIMPSALITVCAVAVQKSLMLH encoded by the coding sequence ATGAGTTACTTGTCCACCCTATCCTCCGCCTACGCAGAAATTTTTCTGCTGGTGATGGTGAGTTTGATCCTGATCGTGGATCTGTTTGTCACTAGCCCTAATAAAACGCTAACCTACATATTGGTGCAACTGACACTTCTAAGTTGTGCACTGATTACCGTGGTGACCCATGAACCAGGCGTGGTTCACCTTTTCAATAATATGTTCGTGGACGACTTAATGTCCGATGTACTCAAACTATTAAGCTACCTCACTGTATCCATGGTGCTGGTATATTCACGTAGCTATTTGATATTGCGCGGACTATTCACGGGCGAGTTCATGGTACTTACATTATTTGCCCTGCTCGGCATGATGGTGATGATTTCAGCTACCCACTTCCTTACTCTGTACATTGGGCTGGAATTACTGTCACTCAGCCTATACGCGATGGTCGCGCTGCAACGCGATTCCGCCACTGCCACTGAAGCAGCGATGAAATATTTCATTCTAGGCGCACTTGCTTCCGGCTTGCTCTTGTACGGGATGTCCATGTTATATGGCGCTACCAGCACGCTTGAAGTTGCTGCGATCTCCGATGCCATCACGCACGGTGTGGAAAACAAGGCACTGCTCGTGTTCGGCTTGGTATTCATTGTGGCAGGTCTAGCTTTCAAGCTTGGCGCCGTTCCATTTCATATGTGGGTGCCAGACGTTTACCACGGCGCACCAACTGCTGTAACCATGCTAATCGGCTCCGCGCCCAAGTTAGCCGTCTTCGCTTTCGTTATGCGAATTTTGGTGGACGGTTTGCAGCCGCTGGTGATGCACTGGTCCGGTATGCTAGCTATCCTCGCTGTGCTGTCTATGGCTATTGGCAACATTACCGCTATTGCACAGACTAACCTTAAACGCATGCTGGCTTACTCCACTATCGCGCATATGGGCTTTTTTTTGCTAGGCGTATTGAGTGGGGGCATTGATGGTTACAGTTCCGCCATGTTCTACGTAGTGATTTATGTATTAATGAGCCTTGGTGGTTTCGGTATGATTATGCTGCTATCGCGTGAAGGTTTCGAGGCGGACATGCTCAATGACTTTAAGGGACTTAACCAGCGCAGCCCGTGGCTCGCGTTCATGATGCTTATACTAATGTTCTCTATGGCAGGGGTACCCCCAACGGCAGGCTTCTACGCCAAACTTTCTGTTTTACAGGCAGTAGTGGGCGCCGGGCACGTTCTTCTTGCTGTGATAGCGGTGCTATTCTCGTTAATAGGCGCATTTTATTATCTGCGTATCGTCAAGTTAATGTATTTCGATGCCCCAGAAACTCATCTCCCTATTTCCATCCAGCCTGACAACGGCTTGCTGATTTCCATTAATGGGCTGGCGATATTGGCCTTGGGTATTATGCCCAGCGCATTGATAACGGTATGCGCAGTGGCGGTGCAAAAATCATTGATGTTGCATTAA
- a CDS encoding tetratricopeptide repeat protein, which yields MNVISISLLTTLLLILANSETQAAGNKNKAATPSVPKKESTPKDGLLLLQNAAAQGVAEAQYNLGWIYSKGEGVPKDTTKSFEWFQKAAAQGHTEAQFFLGVMYAKGEGISKDSAKAIEWFQKAAAQGHAEAQFFLGVIYTYGEGVTKDVAKAMEWYQKAAAQSHIEAQYNLGWMYSNGEGVLKDAAKTFEWFQKAAVQGHAEAQYNLGMMYRDNEGVPKDATKAIEWLQKAAAQQHAEAQYTLGLMYRDGEGVPKDSAKATEWLKKAASQGHAKAQFLLNA from the coding sequence GTGAACGTCATCTCGATTTCTTTGCTTACTACATTATTGCTAATACTTGCTAATTCTGAAACGCAGGCAGCTGGCAATAAGAACAAAGCTGCTACACCTTCGGTGCCGAAAAAAGAATCAACACCAAAAGATGGATTACTGTTATTACAGAACGCTGCTGCACAGGGAGTTGCTGAGGCGCAATACAATTTAGGTTGGATATATTCCAAGGGTGAAGGCGTGCCCAAGGATACTACCAAGAGTTTTGAGTGGTTTCAAAAAGCTGCTGCTCAGGGACATACCGAAGCGCAATTTTTCCTCGGCGTAATGTATGCCAAAGGTGAAGGAATATCCAAGGATTCTGCTAAAGCAATTGAGTGGTTTCAGAAAGCGGCTGCTCAAGGGCATGCTGAAGCGCAATTCTTCCTTGGAGTAATATATACCTATGGCGAAGGCGTAACCAAGGACGTTGCAAAAGCGATGGAGTGGTATCAGAAGGCAGCTGCTCAGAGCCATATTGAAGCGCAATATAACCTCGGCTGGATGTATTCTAATGGCGAAGGTGTACTCAAGGATGCTGCCAAGACTTTTGAGTGGTTTCAAAAAGCAGCTGTTCAGGGACATGCCGAAGCGCAATACAATCTAGGCATGATGTATCGAGATAATGAAGGTGTACCCAAAGATGCTACGAAAGCCATTGAATGGCTTCAAAAAGCGGCTGCTCAGCAGCATGCCGAAGCGCAATACACTCTAGGCTTGATGTATCGAGATGGTGAAGGCGTACCTAAGGACTCTGCGAAAGCCACCGAATGGCTTAAAAAAGCGGCTAGTCAAGGACATGCCAAAGCGCAATTCTTACTCAACGCGTAA
- a CDS encoding ABC transporter permease: MNTLHLSWLMLRRDWRTGEWRVLLIALVLAVGSIATVGLFANRVGLALQQEATSLLGADLRLVATHPFPPAYRAAALQRGLRVVEIATFPSMVVYDQQNVLAEIQAVEEGYPLRGKIHIDDGTQHVAQGIPAPGTIWADKRLLQRMGLQLGNEVVIGALHMRVAARMVRDVDQSVGFASFAPRVQINAADLPASGLVQPGSRISYKILFAGDSAQLVNLRVWLKGQLVVGEKLEDVRDARPEIRTALERAEHFLGLAALTAVVLAGVAMALAASHFIMRHLDTCAMMRCLGATQAQVLRIFMYQFLLLGIFAVLLGDLLGYAAQFALVQSIESMSEAALPSPGWLPLWQAAASGMALLLGFAFLPLWQLKRVSPLRVIRRELGMPPARTGLLYVSGAAVLSGLFLWQAGSLKLGLTVLGGVTAGMLLFGLLAWLAVHTLAWLPLRGSHAFANLARHGRTNALQIVALSLGGMALLLLTFVRADLLESWRGRMPPDAPNRFIVNIQPDQRSAIKNFFTEQQLPAPQLFPMVRGRLIAINNHAISGNDYSETRARALVEREFNLSWSDHLPTDNALVQGAWWKQGASSVLSVEEGIAKTLGINMGDTLTYDVAGSPFSAQVVNLRKVQWDSMQVNFYVITASNTLIDYPASYLTSFYLPADKAQASDVLIKAFPNLLLIDTDAVIEQVRQIMDQIAQTMSAVFLFTLLSGLAVLYAALLATQDERIQQAAILRTLGADSRYLRRLHLTEFAVLGALSGLFAAAGGTLLGWVLAIKVLEIPYHPSALIWLVGVGGGIVTVTLAGWLATRRVAQISPLQVLQSV, encoded by the coding sequence GTGAATACGTTGCATTTGTCATGGCTCATGCTGCGGCGGGACTGGCGCACTGGAGAATGGCGTGTACTGCTTATTGCTTTGGTGCTGGCGGTGGGCAGCATTGCTACAGTGGGACTGTTTGCCAATCGGGTTGGCCTGGCTCTGCAGCAGGAAGCTACTAGTCTTCTGGGTGCCGATCTGCGCCTTGTCGCTACACATCCATTCCCGCCAGCTTATCGGGCAGCCGCACTGCAACGGGGTCTACGCGTGGTTGAAATTGCTACTTTTCCCAGCATGGTGGTTTACGATCAGCAAAACGTGCTGGCGGAAATTCAGGCGGTGGAAGAAGGCTATCCGCTACGCGGCAAAATCCATATTGACGATGGTACGCAGCATGTCGCGCAAGGCATACCGGCACCCGGCACAATATGGGCGGATAAGCGTTTGCTGCAACGCATGGGCTTGCAGCTGGGTAATGAAGTTGTTATTGGCGCGCTGCACATGCGCGTGGCTGCGCGCATGGTACGTGACGTGGATCAGTCTGTCGGCTTCGCCAGTTTTGCGCCGCGTGTGCAGATAAATGCAGCCGATCTGCCTGCTAGCGGCCTAGTCCAACCTGGTAGCCGTATCAGCTATAAAATTCTGTTTGCAGGGGATTCGGCACAGCTTGTCAACTTGCGTGTCTGGCTAAAGGGACAGCTGGTAGTGGGTGAAAAGTTGGAGGACGTGCGCGATGCGCGTCCGGAAATTCGAACTGCGTTGGAGCGTGCCGAACATTTTTTAGGGCTGGCAGCGCTTACTGCCGTAGTGCTGGCAGGTGTGGCTATGGCGCTGGCCGCGAGCCATTTCATCATGCGTCATCTCGACACCTGCGCCATGATGCGCTGTTTGGGAGCCACGCAGGCGCAGGTATTACGCATTTTTATGTACCAGTTTTTGCTGCTGGGCATATTTGCCGTATTGTTGGGTGATTTGCTCGGTTATGCGGCTCAGTTTGCGCTGGTGCAGTCCATTGAGAGTATGAGTGAGGCTGCTTTGCCCTCGCCTGGTTGGTTGCCATTGTGGCAGGCTGCGGCCAGCGGCATGGCGCTGTTACTTGGTTTTGCTTTCTTGCCGTTGTGGCAGTTAAAAAGAGTGTCTCCGTTGCGTGTTATTCGCCGTGAATTGGGCATGCCTCCGGCGCGCACCGGCTTGCTGTATGTGTCAGGCGCTGCGGTGCTCAGCGGGTTATTTCTATGGCAGGCCGGTTCACTCAAGCTGGGCTTGACCGTGTTGGGGGGGGTGACAGCTGGCATGCTGTTGTTCGGCCTGCTGGCCTGGCTTGCCGTGCACACTTTGGCATGGCTACCCCTGCGTGGGAGCCATGCCTTTGCGAATTTGGCCAGGCACGGGCGCACTAATGCGCTGCAAATTGTGGCACTCAGTCTAGGCGGCATGGCCTTACTGCTGCTTACTTTTGTGCGTGCCGACCTGTTGGAAAGTTGGCGCGGGCGCATGCCGCCGGATGCGCCGAATCGTTTTATTGTCAATATCCAGCCCGATCAGCGTTCCGCGATAAAAAATTTCTTCACAGAGCAGCAATTACCTGCGCCACAATTATTTCCCATGGTGCGGGGGCGGCTGATAGCAATCAACAATCACGCGATCAGCGGGAACGATTACTCCGAGACGCGTGCCCGTGCGCTAGTGGAACGCGAATTCAATCTATCCTGGTCAGATCATTTGCCAACTGATAATGCCTTGGTACAGGGTGCATGGTGGAAGCAGGGTGCGTCATCGGTGTTGTCCGTGGAAGAGGGAATAGCCAAAACGTTGGGTATTAACATGGGCGACACCCTGACTTACGACGTGGCGGGCAGCCCGTTCAGTGCGCAAGTGGTAAACCTGCGCAAGGTACAGTGGGATTCCATGCAGGTAAATTTTTACGTAATCACTGCGTCTAATACGCTGATAGATTATCCGGCCAGTTATTTGACCAGCTTCTATTTGCCAGCTGATAAGGCGCAGGCTAGCGATGTGTTGATCAAAGCCTTCCCCAATCTGCTACTGATAGACACCGATGCGGTGATTGAACAAGTGCGCCAAATCATGGACCAGATAGCTCAAACCATGAGCGCGGTCTTTTTATTTACTCTATTGAGTGGCTTGGCTGTGCTATATGCTGCGCTGCTCGCTACGCAAGATGAACGCATTCAACAGGCCGCTATCCTGCGTACATTGGGGGCCGACAGTCGTTATTTGCGGCGATTACACCTGACTGAATTTGCCGTGCTAGGCGCATTGAGTGGCCTATTCGCAGCCGCAGGTGGAACTTTGCTGGGCTGGGTATTGGCAATTAAAGTTCTGGAAATCCCTTATCATCCCAGCGCGTTAATCTGGTTGGTTGGTGTGGGCGGTGGGATCGTTACAGTGACCTTGGCAGGATGGCTGGCTACGCGCCGTGTGGCGCAGATATCGCCGTTACAAGTGTTGCAATCTGTTTAA
- a CDS encoding ABC transporter ATP-binding protein, with product MASILRAMNLGKQVESGGQPLVILHEVSFTVEPGDSLAILGASGSGKSTLLGLLAGLDVPSSGTVYLDGVDIFSFDEDERARLRGRLAGFVFQSFQLLPALTALENVMLPLELHGASDARERATAALQRVGLAARLSHLPKHLSGGEQQRVAMARAFVVQPKILFADEPTGNLDAATGGQIIDLMLELNGAQGTTLILVTHDNVLAQQCGRQLHLAAGRIVP from the coding sequence ATGGCGTCTATTTTGCGGGCAATGAATCTGGGTAAGCAAGTAGAAAGTGGTGGACAGCCTCTTGTTATCTTGCACGAGGTCAGTTTTACCGTCGAGCCGGGTGATAGTCTTGCTATCCTGGGTGCGTCCGGTTCTGGTAAGTCTACTCTGTTGGGACTGTTAGCCGGACTGGATGTGCCCAGTAGCGGGACAGTATACCTCGACGGGGTTGATATTTTTTCTTTCGATGAGGATGAACGCGCGCGTTTACGTGGTCGTCTGGCAGGTTTTGTTTTCCAATCATTTCAGTTGCTGCCAGCCTTGACCGCGCTGGAAAACGTGATGCTGCCGCTGGAATTGCACGGTGCATCAGATGCGCGCGAGCGTGCTACAGCTGCCTTGCAGCGCGTGGGCCTGGCCGCGCGTCTGAGCCATTTACCCAAACATTTGTCCGGCGGTGAGCAACAGCGCGTGGCGATGGCGCGCGCGTTTGTTGTGCAGCCAAAAATCCTGTTTGCAGACGAACCTACAGGCAATCTCGATGCCGCCACGGGTGGTCAGATCATTGATCTGATGCTGGAGTTAAACGGTGCGCAGGGCACCACTCTTATATTAGTGACTCATGATAATGTGTTGGCGCAACAGTGTGGGCGGCAGCTGCATTTGGCCGCAGGACGGATTGTGCCGTGA
- a CDS encoding arylesterase: MKLLTFFKSVLLCACCLLSGVSGAQQQTILVFGDSLSAAYGIPRASGWVNLLQQEVQRSHPQYKVVNASISGETTSGGRQRIAPALRQHSPSIVILELGANDGLRGTSIADIETNLSAIIQQSRKSNRKVLLVGIQLPPNYGKNYTDQFKALYSRLAQRHKVELVPFMLKDVQPEQFQADNLHPTASAQAQILQTILDKLKPLLQTNHF; encoded by the coding sequence ATGAAACTTCTCACTTTCTTTAAATCAGTTTTATTATGTGCGTGTTGCCTGCTATCTGGGGTGAGTGGCGCACAACAACAAACCATACTGGTGTTTGGCGATAGTCTATCAGCGGCGTATGGCATTCCACGGGCATCGGGCTGGGTCAACCTGTTGCAGCAAGAAGTACAACGCAGCCATCCACAATATAAAGTAGTTAACGCCAGCATCAGCGGCGAAACAACCAGTGGCGGACGGCAGCGTATTGCCCCAGCCTTGCGTCAGCATTCCCCCAGTATTGTCATTCTAGAACTGGGTGCCAATGACGGCCTGCGCGGCACATCTATCGCCGATATCGAGACAAATCTCAGCGCTATTATTCAACAATCACGAAAAAGTAACAGAAAAGTGCTGCTAGTGGGAATTCAGTTACCACCCAATTATGGCAAAAACTACACCGATCAATTCAAGGCACTCTATTCCCGGCTGGCGCAGCGCCACAAGGTGGAGCTGGTTCCGTTCATGCTGAAAGATGTTCAGCCGGAGCAATTTCAGGCCGACAACTTGCACCCCACAGCGTCGGCGCAAGCGCAAATCCTTCAGACTATTCTGGACAAACTGAAACCCTTATTGCAGACGAACCACTTCTAA
- a CDS encoding S49 family peptidase: MSEQNSNWERGVLEKLAMSAIQEQRRARHWSIFFKVLTFGYLCVLLFLFLGWIGKSESPLSGKHTALVDMHGVIAAETAANADSVMTSLQDAFKDSHTQGVILRMDSPGGSPVQSGYINDEIHRLRAKYPKIPLYVVIEDICASGCYYVAAAADKIFVNKASLVGSIGVLMDGFGFTGTMDKLGVERRLMTAGENKGFMDPFSPVNVGQQEHAKNMLAEIHQQFIEVVKHGRGKRLKESPDIFSGLIWTGQKSIELGLADGMGNMESVARDVIKAEDIVDFTTHEGIAERLAKRFGAGMASAFPGLSTQAGIKLR; the protein is encoded by the coding sequence ATGTCAGAACAAAATAGCAACTGGGAACGTGGCGTGCTGGAGAAGCTTGCTATGTCGGCCATTCAGGAGCAGCGCCGGGCGCGCCACTGGAGTATTTTTTTCAAGGTGTTGACGTTTGGCTATTTATGTGTCTTGCTATTTCTGTTTCTGGGCTGGATAGGGAAATCCGAGTCGCCGTTAAGCGGCAAGCATACCGCGCTGGTGGATATGCATGGCGTGATTGCGGCAGAGACCGCAGCCAATGCTGACAGTGTCATGACCAGCCTGCAGGATGCATTCAAGGATAGTCACACGCAAGGGGTGATCTTGCGAATGGATAGCCCCGGTGGTAGTCCGGTGCAATCGGGTTATATTAATGATGAAATTCACCGTTTACGTGCCAAGTACCCAAAGATCCCGTTGTATGTGGTGATTGAGGATATATGCGCTTCCGGTTGTTATTATGTGGCGGCGGCGGCGGACAAAATTTTTGTCAATAAAGCGAGCCTGGTTGGGTCAATTGGTGTGTTAATGGACGGTTTCGGTTTTACTGGAACGATGGATAAGCTGGGTGTGGAGCGCCGCTTGATGACGGCGGGTGAGAACAAGGGTTTTATGGACCCATTTTCGCCAGTTAATGTTGGACAGCAGGAACATGCTAAAAATATGCTTGCCGAAATTCACCAGCAATTTATTGAGGTAGTGAAACATGGACGTGGCAAGCGTCTGAAGGAATCACCAGATATATTCAGTGGCTTGATCTGGACCGGACAAAAGAGCATTGAGCTGGGTTTGGCGGATGGTATGGGTAATATGGAAAGCGTGGCGCGCGATGTAATCAAGGCAGAGGATATTGTCGATTTCACTACCCATGAGGGGATTGCAGAGCGGCTCGCCAAGCGTTTCGGCGCGGGAATGGCGAGCGCTTTCCCGGGTTTATCTACTCAGGCTGGCATCAAACTTCGTTAA
- a CDS encoding HAD-IA family hydrolase, producing MAKRYDLIVFDWDGTVMDSTAVIASSIQAACRDLGLTEPSDAVAKYVIGLGLHEALRQAVPDLQENQRDDLVARYRHHFLAQDEAIPLFEGAQQTIAELHAAGHLLAVATGKSRQGLKRAMQTSGMESYFHATRTADQTFSKPHPAMLLEIMDELGVTAQRVLMVGDTTHDLQMARNAGVDAIGMTHGAHPVDQLRSLEPLALLDDFVGLRAWFKEYA from the coding sequence ATGGCGAAACGTTATGATTTAATTGTGTTTGATTGGGATGGCACAGTGATGGACTCCACAGCAGTAATAGCGAGTTCGATCCAGGCTGCATGTCGGGATTTGGGCTTAACCGAGCCTAGCGATGCCGTTGCGAAGTATGTAATTGGCTTAGGGTTGCATGAGGCGCTGCGCCAAGCCGTGCCGGATTTGCAGGAGAATCAGCGCGATGATTTGGTGGCACGTTACCGCCATCATTTCCTTGCGCAGGATGAGGCTATTCCATTGTTCGAGGGAGCGCAGCAGACAATTGCGGAGCTGCACGCTGCGGGGCACTTGCTGGCAGTGGCGACGGGCAAAAGCCGACAGGGGTTAAAGCGGGCCATGCAGACAAGCGGGATGGAGTCTTACTTCCATGCTACCCGCACTGCAGACCAAACATTTTCCAAGCCGCATCCAGCGATGCTGCTGGAAATTATGGATGAGCTTGGAGTTACGGCGCAGCGTGTGTTGATGGTGGGTGATACTACGCATGATTTGCAGATGGCGCGTAACGCCGGTGTGGATGCGATTGGCATGACGCACGGCGCGCACCCGGTAGATCAGTTGCGTAGTCTGGAACCGCTGGCATTGCTGGACGATTTTGTCGGACTGCGTGCATGGTTTAAAGAATACGCCTGA
- a CDS encoding IS5 family transposase (programmed frameshift): MQTSFSELEYAAKKKQTRRDRFLSEIEAVTPWVELEKAIAPYYPSSGGRGRPPIGLVLMLRIYSAQQCFGLSDEGTEDALYDSQAIGRFVGVDLGREAAPDATTLLKLRHLLEAHQLTESIFNTINAHLAEKGLFLREGTIVDATLIAAAPSTKNKNKKRDSEMHQAKKGNQWHFGMKAHIGVDAQSGLVHTVIGTAANVHDITQAQALLHGGETDVFGDAGYQGVEKREENLALPVTWHVAIRPGKRKALPNTTEGELLERIEHTKASIRAKVEHPFHVVKNLFRHRKARYKGLAKNTAQLFSLFGFANLMLARRWLLNAHTQGTF; encoded by the exons ATGCAAACGAGTTTTTCTGAACTGGAATACGCTGCTAAGAAGAAGCAGACCCGCCGGGATCGATTTTTGAGTGAAATTGAAGCAGTCACGCCGTGGGTCGAGTTGGAAAAAGCGATTGCGCCGTATTACCCGAGCAGCGGTGGGCGGGGTCGACCGCCCATTGGCTTGGTTCTGATGCTGCGCATATATAGCGCGCAGCAATGCTTTGGGTTATCTGATGAAGGGACAGAAGATGCGCTTTACGACAGTCAGGCCATCGGTCGCTTTGTCGGTGTTGATCTGGGTCGCGAAGCAGCACCGGATGCCACCACCCTCCTCA AACTCCGTCATTTGCTGGAAGCGCATCAACTGACCGAATCAATCTTCAATACGATCAACGCCCATCTCGCCGAGAAGGGCCTGTTTCTGCGGGAAGGCACCATCGTCGATGCCACACTGATCGCAGCGGCGCCATCGACCAAAAACAAAAACAAAAAGCGGGACAGCGAGATGCACCAAGCCAAGAAAGGCAACCAGTGGCATTTTGGAATGAAAGCGCACATTGGTGTTGATGCACAGTCAGGACTCGTCCATACCGTCATCGGCACAGCGGCCAATGTTCACGACATCACCCAAGCCCAGGCACTCCTGCACGGTGGCGAAACCGACGTCTTTGGCGATGCAGGTTATCAAGGAGTCGAGAAGCGGGAAGAGAACCTGGCGCTACCCGTGACCTGGCATGTCGCGATACGACCGGGAAAACGCAAGGCATTGCCCAACACGACAGAGGGCGAACTGCTGGAGAGGATTGAACATACCAAAGCCAGCATTCGTGCCAAAGTCGAGCATCCCTTCCATGTGGTGAAGAACTTGTTTCGTCATCGCAAGGCGCGCTACAAAGGATTGGCTAAAAATACCGCCCAGTTGTTCTCGCTGTTCGGCTTTGCTAATTTGATGCTGGCTCGCCGGTGGTTGCTCAACGCACACACTCAAGGTACGTTCTGA
- a CDS encoding PEP-CTERM sorting domain-containing protein, with protein sequence MKKRLLYTVVLASALFVPTFASASVIQVDGFGAGGWKSDDTRSATGTNLVGTNNTHAGRPGQAPTAADDTAIATQIQFVAGPAGSTYGGAVSMDGTSSNSGKSNFSVINTTTGFDAASNLVGPTSTFIATYDWYGQPNPTTRTLALKLGIQSTAWGTGVGESQNGFTATRSGESVWDLVLVFLPATSDNAWTTVSTDHDSGNWNLFRQAGNGFFTTAPDTVAKTLDAWAADATYGSLLFGADALVTSVQFGLGSSQRDSIAYVDYLQTNLLNGGDVINFGPAAVPEPGSLALLTLGLAGLAMRRRKVAA encoded by the coding sequence ATGAAGAAGCGATTACTTTACACCGTGGTTCTAGCCTCGGCATTGTTTGTGCCTACTTTCGCATCGGCCAGCGTCATTCAGGTCGACGGTTTCGGCGCGGGTGGTTGGAAATCGGACGACACCCGCAGTGCGACCGGGACCAACCTCGTCGGCACCAATAACACCCATGCCGGGAGACCGGGTCAGGCGCCGACCGCCGCAGACGACACCGCCATAGCGACGCAAATCCAGTTCGTCGCCGGTCCGGCCGGTTCCACGTATGGTGGGGCGGTCAGCATGGACGGCACGTCATCGAACTCGGGTAAGTCAAATTTCAGCGTAATCAACACGACGACGGGTTTTGACGCCGCATCCAACCTGGTTGGACCGACGTCGACATTCATCGCCACCTACGACTGGTACGGACAACCCAATCCGACCACGCGTACATTGGCCCTCAAGCTCGGCATCCAGTCGACCGCTTGGGGTACAGGTGTCGGGGAGTCTCAAAACGGTTTCACCGCAACGCGCTCTGGCGAGTCGGTGTGGGACCTGGTTCTTGTGTTTCTTCCGGCCACCTCCGATAACGCGTGGACGACCGTCAGCACGGACCACGATTCCGGTAACTGGAATTTGTTCCGTCAGGCCGGCAATGGATTCTTTACAACCGCCCCTGACACGGTGGCCAAAACGCTCGACGCCTGGGCCGCCGACGCGACCTACGGTTCACTGCTGTTCGGCGCTGACGCGCTGGTTACGAGCGTCCAGTTCGGGCTCGGCAGCAGCCAGAGGGACTCCATCGCGTACGTCGATTACCTACAGACCAACCTGCTGAACGGTGGGGATGTAATTAACTTCGGGCCCGCCGCGGTGCCCGAGCCCGGCAGCTTGGCGTTACTGACTCTCGGACTGGCCGGACTGGCGATGCGACGGCGCAAAGTCGCTGCCTGA
- a CDS encoding REP-associated tyrosine transposase, whose amino-acid sequence MPPCDADYPLRWSLIKAGFSRRLAKGEHIRASRQTKRERGIWQRRYWEHQIRDEIDIARHVDYIHYNPVNMTGSLTLLIGHIQHFMATLSGDWQHRIGLDK is encoded by the coding sequence TTGCCACCGTGTGATGCCGACTATCCACTGCGCTGGTCGCTCATCAAAGCCGGGTTCTCGCGGCGGCTGGCAAAAGGCGAGCATATTCGTGCCAGCCGCCAAACCAAGCGTGAGCGCGGCATCTGGCAGCGGCGGTATTGGGAACATCAAATTCGGGATGAGATCGATATTGCGCGGCACGTCGATTACATTCATTACAATCCCGTAAACATGACTGGGTCACTCACCCTGTTGATTGGCCACATTCAACATTTCATGGCTACATTGAGCGGGGATTGGCAGCATCGGATTGGGCTGGACAAATAG